The following proteins are encoded in a genomic region of Mycobacteriales bacterium:
- a CDS encoding mandelate racemase/muconate lactonizing enzyme family protein, with protein MGSRRFADARLTRVVMPKTDPTWRFALGARAESIGLLLELVDDDGRVGLGWASEIPHLGYDIEVMEAVARAHLPRVLAADPADHFALVGNPWSPTLVAPVRSMVDQAWWDLLGQTVGAPVYRLLGAPGPKRLRANRILALKAPDDMAKVAAGLADEGYDHFKIKVENTPPALDVDRVRAIREAVGPDAVLTVDANQSYDRKGAVAFGAAIVRYDVAVFEQPVPQHDLIGLKYVTEHSELTIEADEAADSLPAIRELLRERAVDAVSLKLSKLGGIDALLLAANLCHAHGVGYRIGAHVGSRIMNAAALHAAAALPGGEDAGEVGEFARLTGDVATGLEIESGSAVAPDEPGLGVRVETPLIPATPR; from the coding sequence ATGGGATCCCGCCGTTTCGCCGACGCCCGGCTCACCCGCGTCGTCATGCCCAAGACCGACCCGACCTGGCGGTTCGCGCTGGGGGCCCGGGCGGAGAGCATCGGCCTGCTGCTGGAGCTCGTCGACGACGACGGACGCGTCGGGCTCGGCTGGGCCTCGGAGATCCCGCACCTCGGCTACGACATCGAGGTGATGGAGGCGGTCGCCCGGGCGCACCTGCCCCGGGTGCTCGCCGCCGACCCGGCCGACCACTTCGCGCTGGTCGGCAACCCGTGGAGCCCGACGCTGGTCGCGCCGGTCCGGTCCATGGTGGACCAGGCCTGGTGGGACCTGCTCGGCCAGACCGTGGGTGCGCCGGTGTACCGCCTGCTCGGCGCGCCCGGGCCGAAACGCCTGCGGGCCAACCGGATCCTCGCGCTCAAGGCGCCCGACGACATGGCCAAGGTCGCCGCCGGACTGGCCGACGAGGGCTACGACCACTTCAAGATCAAGGTCGAGAACACGCCGCCGGCCCTGGACGTCGATCGGGTCCGGGCGATCCGGGAGGCGGTCGGGCCGGACGCCGTGCTGACCGTGGACGCCAACCAGAGCTACGACCGCAAGGGCGCCGTCGCGTTCGGCGCCGCGATCGTCCGCTACGACGTCGCGGTCTTCGAGCAGCCGGTACCCCAGCACGACCTCATCGGCCTGAAGTACGTCACCGAGCACAGCGAGCTGACCATCGAGGCCGACGAGGCCGCCGACTCGCTGCCGGCCATCCGGGAGCTGCTGCGGGAGCGGGCCGTCGACGCGGTCAGCCTCAAGCTCAGCAAGCTCGGCGGCATCGACGCGCTGCTGCTGGCGGCCAACCTGTGCCACGCACACGGGGTCGGCTACCGGATCGGCGCGCACGTCGGCAGCCGCATCATGAACGCAGCCGCGCTGCACGCGGCGGCGGCCCTGCCCGGCGGCGAGGACGCCGGCGAGGTGGGCGAGTTCGCCCGGCTCACCGGCGACGTGGCCACCGGCCTGGAGATCGAGTCCGGCTCGGCCGTCGCGCCGGACGAGCCCGGTCTCGGCGTACGGGTGGAAACCCCCCTGATTCCCGCAACACCACGCTGA
- a CDS encoding OB-fold domain-containing protein, which produces MTETEPKPWTKPFPNIDADNEAFWNGLKEHQLLLWTCHTCGAQYWPKAFCIKHENEEFARNMSWQPGSGRGRIFAMNRHHWAFHPGFTDDVPYTYALVELDEGPLISSTIVGEVPESLMAVGTPVRVVYEDHPAEGFSLPRFELVRD; this is translated from the coding sequence ATGACCGAGACCGAGCCGAAGCCCTGGACCAAGCCGTTCCCGAACATCGACGCCGACAACGAGGCGTTCTGGAACGGGCTGAAGGAACACCAGCTGCTGCTGTGGACCTGCCACACCTGCGGTGCGCAGTACTGGCCGAAGGCCTTCTGCATCAAGCACGAGAACGAGGAGTTCGCCCGGAACATGTCGTGGCAGCCCGGCAGTGGCCGCGGCCGCATCTTCGCGATGAACCGGCACCACTGGGCGTTCCACCCCGGTTTCACCGACGACGTGCCCTACACGTACGCGTTGGTGGAGCTGGACGAGGGACCGCTGATCAGCTCGACGATCGTGGGCGAGGTGCCGGAAAGCCTGATGGCCGTGGGCACCCCGGTCCGGGTCGTGTACGAGGACCACCCGGCCGAGGGGTTCTCGCTGCCCCGCTTCGAGCTCGTGCGCGACTGA
- a CDS encoding extracellular solute-binding protein gives MSRTTTRLLRRRPLGAVTAALLIGLVSTACSTSTSTGSGGGSAAAILTVSGSDRQQQLEDAARKEGALNWYTSLAGDSYQNISKAFTAKYPYIKINVFRGAQNDVVTRVKQELSAGQPSADALEVTSDGIELFNDQGQLADFSNLSAARIPDTYKKAGSAAGTVRYATNRISYIGFGYNTQKVAGDLVPKTLQDLAKPELAKQTSVASSTTGVRWVGSVLHDLGEQQGTALLKQLGQEGMKVQAVSGAALMGLVGSGEVGASPSVFQSHASDLIKKGSPVKWIPVGSVVPNLGDVAILKNAKHPAAAVLMNDFLLGPEGQKILEGLGYSSPLSPADFKVWAPEEDFPTVAAYQAAYKKWQDVLNSSFNA, from the coding sequence ATGTCCCGTACGACGACCCGACTGCTGCGCCGCCGACCGCTGGGCGCGGTCACGGCGGCACTGCTGATCGGGTTGGTCTCGACCGCCTGCAGCACCAGCACGAGCACCGGCAGCGGGGGTGGCAGCGCGGCCGCCATCCTCACGGTGTCCGGTTCGGACCGCCAGCAGCAGCTGGAGGACGCGGCCCGCAAGGAGGGGGCGCTGAACTGGTACACCTCGCTCGCGGGCGACTCGTACCAGAACATCTCCAAGGCCTTCACGGCCAAGTACCCGTACATCAAGATCAACGTCTTCCGCGGCGCCCAGAACGACGTGGTGACGCGGGTCAAGCAGGAGCTGTCCGCCGGCCAGCCCTCGGCCGACGCGCTCGAGGTGACCTCCGACGGCATCGAGCTGTTCAACGACCAGGGCCAGCTGGCCGACTTCAGCAACCTGTCCGCGGCGAGGATCCCGGACACGTACAAGAAGGCCGGTTCCGCCGCGGGCACGGTCCGGTACGCCACGAACCGCATCTCCTACATCGGTTTCGGCTACAACACCCAGAAGGTCGCCGGCGACCTGGTGCCGAAGACCCTGCAGGACCTGGCCAAGCCCGAGCTGGCCAAGCAGACCTCGGTCGCGTCCAGCACCACCGGCGTGCGCTGGGTCGGCTCGGTGCTGCACGACCTCGGCGAGCAGCAGGGCACCGCGTTGCTCAAGCAGCTCGGCCAGGAGGGCATGAAGGTGCAGGCGGTCTCCGGCGCCGCGCTGATGGGCCTGGTCGGCTCGGGCGAGGTCGGGGCGTCCCCGAGCGTGTTCCAGTCGCACGCCAGCGACCTGATCAAGAAGGGCTCGCCGGTCAAGTGGATCCCGGTCGGCTCGGTGGTGCCCAACCTCGGGGACGTCGCGATCCTCAAGAACGCCAAGCACCCGGCCGCGGCGGTCCTGATGAACGACTTCCTGCTCGGCCCGGAGGGGCAGAAGATCCTGGAGGGCCTCGGCTACTCCTCGCCGCTGTCCCCGGCCGACTTCAAGGTCTGGGCGCCGGAGGAGGACTTCCCGACGGTGGCCGCGTACCAGGCCGCGTACAAGAAGTGGCAGGACGTGCTGAACTCCTCGTTCAACGCGTGA
- a CDS encoding thiolase family protein codes for MTGRQRIAVAGLGTVHSAPPGTSQRMMAAEAARRAIADAGLSIRDIDGALDLRRTGGGGDRANYSDVFTRVLGVPAQFYFTVGRGGALAGLATAVATGFLDRGLANYVLCVGAVDDYTKSQATKKKGMRGMAHADKEGYWGKPLGDVRAASHHSWMAARHMAVYGTTSAQLGAISVAERSWACLNPEARMYGRPITVEDHQNSPWVVEPYHLLDVSLVSDGAIAFILTTEERAKDCAQQPVYVQGQGFGEVAAELWWEKRNFTEMAVAPAKAKAFEQAGLSGVQDIDCAQLYDCFTAEVLFQLEDYGWCEKGQGGTFVESGAIGPGGSIPVNTGGGLLSNWHLGDLTGWAEGVTQLRKQAGERQVPDCETVLATGHGGELVSPGMCSIHTSTILGVA; via the coding sequence ATGACTGGTAGGCAACGGATCGCCGTCGCCGGCTTGGGGACCGTCCACTCCGCCCCACCGGGGACCAGCCAGCGGATGATGGCCGCCGAGGCCGCCCGCCGGGCGATCGCCGACGCCGGACTGTCCATCCGCGACATCGACGGGGCGCTGGACCTGCGCCGCACCGGTGGCGGCGGCGATCGCGCCAACTACTCGGACGTCTTCACCCGGGTGCTCGGCGTGCCGGCCCAGTTCTACTTCACCGTCGGCCGCGGCGGCGCGCTCGCCGGCCTCGCGACCGCCGTCGCCACCGGGTTCCTGGACCGCGGGCTGGCCAACTACGTGCTCTGCGTCGGCGCCGTGGACGACTACACCAAGTCCCAGGCGACGAAGAAGAAGGGCATGCGCGGTATGGCGCACGCCGACAAGGAGGGCTACTGGGGCAAGCCGCTCGGCGACGTCCGCGCGGCCAGCCACCACAGCTGGATGGCGGCCCGGCACATGGCCGTGTACGGCACGACCAGCGCCCAGCTCGGCGCGATCTCGGTGGCCGAGCGGTCCTGGGCCTGCCTGAACCCCGAGGCCCGCATGTACGGCCGGCCGATCACCGTCGAGGACCACCAGAACTCGCCCTGGGTCGTCGAGCCGTACCACCTGCTCGACGTCAGCCTCGTCTCCGACGGCGCGATCGCGTTCATCCTCACCACCGAGGAGCGGGCCAAGGACTGCGCCCAGCAGCCGGTGTACGTGCAGGGCCAGGGTTTCGGCGAGGTCGCCGCGGAACTCTGGTGGGAGAAGCGGAACTTCACCGAGATGGCCGTCGCCCCGGCCAAGGCCAAGGCGTTCGAGCAGGCCGGCCTGTCCGGCGTGCAGGACATCGACTGCGCCCAGCTCTACGACTGCTTCACCGCCGAGGTGCTCTTCCAGCTGGAGGACTACGGCTGGTGCGAGAAGGGCCAGGGCGGCACGTTCGTGGAGTCCGGCGCGATCGGGCCCGGCGGCTCGATCCCGGTCAACACCGGCGGCGGGCTGCTGTCCAACTGGCACCTGGGCGACCTGACCGGCTGGGCCGAGGGCGTGACCCAGCTGCGCAAGCAGGCCGGCGAGCGGCAGGTGCCCGACTGCGAGACCGTGCTCGCCACCGGCCACGGCGGCGAGCTGGTGTCGCCGGGCATGTGCTCCATCCACACCAGCACGATCCTGGGGGTGGCGTGA